A section of the Thermodesulfobacteriota bacterium genome encodes:
- a CDS encoding (Fe-S)-binding protein codes for MQLTREQVNFCMECGVCTGSCPISYELPSFSPRQIIKRTTAGQGEDFLKSRELWACLSCARCSSRCPVEIDFPEFIRSYREEARKTGNLPVESHHGILQSIAGLQTGDIKQQRIAWAKEAGEFQETGDIFYFVGCLPYFEVTFAYLNLSPLSSAKSVLSLLNKMGVTPVISNDECCCGHDALWSGDKATFRALADKNLEVIKNSGAKTVLFSCPEGYHTFKHHYPEYFGELPFEVLHLTEFLTQKMSEAELPFKPSSNGTVTYQDPCRLGRLSGNYDLPRQLLKNLPETNLLEMQRSKENALCCGTSAWMECSGCSKAMQVDRLQEAVQTGAQTLITACPKCQIHLTCAQSNTDLDLKVTDLYTYISERLNGAE; via the coding sequence GTGCAGCTAACCAGGGAACAGGTCAACTTTTGTATGGAATGTGGTGTGTGCACGGGAAGTTGCCCCATCAGCTATGAGCTTCCAAGCTTTTCGCCCAGGCAGATCATTAAACGAACCACGGCCGGTCAGGGCGAAGACTTTCTTAAAAGTCGGGAACTCTGGGCATGCCTGAGTTGTGCCCGCTGCAGTTCTCGCTGTCCGGTGGAAATCGATTTTCCGGAATTTATCCGGTCCTACAGAGAAGAAGCCCGAAAAACCGGCAACCTTCCGGTGGAAAGCCACCATGGCATCCTTCAAAGCATTGCCGGCCTGCAAACCGGTGATATTAAGCAGCAACGTATTGCCTGGGCTAAGGAAGCCGGAGAGTTCCAGGAAACCGGGGATATTTTTTATTTCGTAGGATGCCTGCCATATTTTGAAGTCACTTTCGCTTATTTGAACCTGTCTCCCCTTTCAAGTGCGAAAAGCGTACTCTCTTTACTAAACAAAATGGGGGTAACACCGGTCATCAGCAATGATGAATGCTGTTGTGGTCACGATGCCCTGTGGAGCGGAGATAAAGCCACCTTCCGTGCACTTGCAGACAAGAACCTTGAAGTCATTAAAAACTCCGGAGCTAAAACCGTTCTTTTCAGCTGTCCGGAAGGGTACCATACATTTAAGCATCACTATCCTGAATATTTCGGCGAATTGCCCTTTGAAGTCCTCCACCTAACCGAATTTCTTACACAAAAAATGTCTGAGGCAGAACTGCCCTTCAAGCCATCTTCCAACGGCACTGTGACTTACCAGGATCCATGCAGGCTGGGTCGATTGTCGGGAAACTACGATCTACCGCGACAGCTGTTGAAAAACCTTCCCGAAACAAACCTGCTGGAAATGCAGCGCAGCAAAGAAAATGCTCTTTGCTGCGGAACCAGCGCATGGATGGAGTGTTCCGGCTGCTCCAAAGCCATGCAGGTTGACAGGCTCCAGGAAGCCGTGCAAACCGGAGCACAGACTCTTATCACCGCCTGTCCCAAGTGCCAGATACATCTGACATGCGCTCAGAGCAATACGGATCTGGATTTGAAAGTGACAGACCTTTATACCTATATTTCTGAGCGATTAAACGGGGCTGAATAA